CAACACACTCGCCAGAATAGAAAGATAGACAGCAACGGGTTGCCCGGTCACCGACCCGAAGTCGCTGACCCTTGACAGACTGATACCCTCATCTCCCCCAAAATTCCGGAGACTGACAAAGACATAAAAGAAGAGCTGGGCAAACGCCAAGGTAATCATGATGAAAGCCATGCCCTGTGTTCGCAACGAAATCCACCCGACAATCAACGCCACCACAGCAGAAACTGACAATGCGGTTAACAGGTGAACCCATCCATTAAAGACATCGAACTCGGTCAATATTCCAACTGAATAGGCGCCCAAACCCACATACATTGCGTGCCCGAGGCTGGCCATCGCCCCAAAACCAAGCACCAGATTCAAGCCCAGAGCGCATAACGCAAAAACCAGAATCCGACCGAAGTACGTCAGGACATAAGTGTCTCCGGAAACAAACGAGTACACCGGTACCAGACAAAAGCACAGCATGATCAGACCTGCGATCAATTTGCGCAGCCACACCCGATCTTTCGAAGTCTCCATCAGACTCTGACTCATGACTGCCCT
This sequence is a window from Orrella marina. Protein-coding genes within it:
- a CDS encoding branched-chain amino acid ABC transporter permease is translated as METSKDRVWLRKLIAGLIMLCFCLVPVYSFVSGDTYVLTYFGRILVFALCALGLNLVLGFGAMASLGHAMYVGLGAYSVGILTEFDVFNGWVHLLTALSVSAVVALIVGWISLRTQGMAFIMITLAFAQLFFYVFVSLRNFGGDEGISLSRVSDFGSVTGQPVAVYLSILASVLLVLWATSLIVQSRFGLVLRATRYDTRRVQAVGTSAQPYRLVAYIISAQVCALGGFFMANLTGFVSPSLMSWMVSAELMVMVLLGGAATVFGPVAGAAALLLVEDAVKLVTPHWPLVIGPLILLMVLGLRGGLWGIFFPKGAARAHAQEHD